The following are from one region of the Salvelinus fontinalis isolate EN_2023a chromosome 5, ASM2944872v1, whole genome shotgun sequence genome:
- the LOC129855738 gene encoding serine/threonine-protein kinase BRSK1-like isoform X1 produces MTSKELSVGQSAQYVGPYRLEKTLGKGQTGLVKLGVHCITGQKVAIKIVNREKLSESVLMKVEREIAILKLIEHPHVLKLHDVYENNKYLYLVLEHVSGGELFDYLVKKGRLTPKEARKFFRQIISALDFCHSHSICHRDLKPENLLLDEKNNIRIADFGMASLQVGDSLLETSCGSPHYACPEVIRGEKYDGRRADVWSCGVILFALLVGALPFDHDNLRQLLEKVKSGVFHMPHFIPPDCQALLKGMIEVNPDKRLTLEAIQKHSWYLGGRNEPCPEQPPPRRVCVKRIVSLTELDPDVLDSMHSLGCFRDRGKLTQDLQCEEDNQEKMIYYLLLDRKERYPSCEDEDLPPRNDIGLPADPPRKRVDSPMLTRHGRCRPERKSLEVLSVTEQGSPTPTRRALDTSAHSQRSRSVSGASTGLSSSPLSSPRSPVFTFSQSEVTSASTTHSKDPKPGSATTPRPSQRTTVPDPKTQTLPSKGLSDRPPLQSMKSLPLQTPPSPSPSPILSPIPRFFFPAPSVFKSVTKNVYPNSAPVPQVTPQGSPLPTPLGTPVHHPQHPPPTPPSSSSSSSSSRAEGGGGGVGGGGSLSLTPPSSPGGSGGMAASSSAHWRTRLNSFKNNLLGSPRFHRRKLQVPTPEDMSSLTPESSPELAKKSWFGNFISLEKEEQIFVVIRDKPLSSIKADIVHAFLSIPSLSHSVVSQTSFRAEYKSSGGPSVFQKPVRFQVDIAFSEGERDRERERAEREGKRENGIYSVTFTLISGPSRRFKRVVETIQAQLLSTHDQPSVQALADEKNGQLTSRPPSTPTRQNSRRSEGGGDRGERCERGDAGIGGSGSVLQRRGSGKDKTRLLSSNGTQSQP; encoded by the exons ATGACAAGCAAGGAGCTGTCCGTAGGCCAGTCGGCCCAATACGTCGGGCCTTACCGGTTGGAGAAAACCCTTGGGAAGGGGCAGACAG gtttGGTGAAGCtgggagtccactgtattacggGACAGAAGGTGGCCATAAAGATTGTGAACCGAGAGAAGCTGTCTGAGTCTGTCCTTATGAAG GTGGAGAGGGAGATAGCTATTCTAAAACTAATAGAGCACCCTCATGTGCTGAAGCTGCATGATGTTTATGAGAATAACAAATACCT GTATCTGGTGTTGGAGCATGTCTCAGGAGGAGAGTTATTTGACTACCTGGTGAAGAAGGGCAGACTGACACCTAAAGAGGCCAGGAAGTTCTTCAGACAGATCATCTCAGCGCTTGACTTCTGCCACAGCCACTCTATATG tcatagAGACCTGAAGCCTGAGAACCTGCTCCTGGATGAGAAGAACAACATCCGCATAGCTGACTTCGGCATGGCCTCCCTACAGGTGGGGGACAGCCTGCTAGAGACCAGCTGTGG ATCTCCTCACTATGCATGTCCAGAAGTTATCAGG GGGGAGAAGTATGATGGTCGCAGGGCAGATGTATGGAGCTGTGGCGTTATCCTCTTTGCACTGCTGGTG GGAGCTCTACCCTTTGACCATGACAACCTGCGTCAGCTCCTTGAGAAGGTGAAGAGTGGGGTGTTCCACATGCCCCACTTCATCCCCCCAGACTGCCAGGCCCTGCTCAAAGGAATGATTGAGGTCAACCCTGACAAGAGACTCACG CTAGAAGCAATACAAAAACACTCCTGGTATCT TGGTGGTCGTAACGAGCCGTGTCCGGAGCAGCCTCCtcccaggcgtgtgtgtgtgaagaggatTGTGTCGCTGACAGAGCTGGACCCCGATGTACTGGACAGCATGCACTCTCTGGGCTGCTTCAGAGACCGGGGAAAACTGACCCAGGACCTGCAGTGTGAGGA AGACAACCAGGAGAAGATGATCTACTACCTCCTCTTGGACAGGAAAGAGCGTTACCCCAGCTGTGAGGACGAAGACCTGCCGCCCAGGAACGATATAG GTCTCCCAGCAGATCCCCCTAGGAAACGGGTGGACTCTCCCATGCTGACCCGTCATGGCCGGTGCCGGCCGGAGAGGAAGAGTCTGGAGGTGCTGAGTGTGACAGAGCAGGGCTCCCCCACACCCACGCGCAGGGCGCTAGACACCTCCGCACACAGCCAGAG GTCTCGTTCAGTCAGTGGCGCTTCAACAGGGCTCTCATCAAGTCCTCTCAGCAGTCCCAGG AGCCCAGTTTTcactttcagccaatcagaagtCACCTCCGCCTCCACCACCCACTCCAAAGACCCCAAACCAGGAAGTGCCACCACTCCCCGGCCGTCACAACGGACGACCGTGCCTGACCCCAAAACCCAGACTCTGCCCTCCAAAGGGCTCTCCGATCGCCCTCCCCTCCAGTCCATGAAGTCACTACCTCTCCAAACTCCCCCCTCTCCGTCCCCCTCACccatcctctcccccatccctcgcTTCTTTTTCCCCGCCCCTTCCGTCTTTAAGTCGGTCACTAAGAACGTCTATCCTAACTCTGCCCCTGTGCCACAGGTCACCCCTCAGGGGTCTCCACTCCCCACCCCCCTGGGAACCCCCGTCCACCACCCCCAGCACCCCCcgcccacccctccctcctcctcctcgtcctcctcctcctcgaggGCGGAGGGAGGCGGCGGGGGTGTGGGCGGGGGCGGATCCCTCTCCCTAACCCCGCCCTCCAGCCCTGGAGGCAGCGGGGGGATGGCCGCCAGTAGCTCCGCCCACTGGAGGACACGCCTCAACTCCTTTAAGAACAACCTGCTGGGATCGCCACGCTTCCACCGACGCAAactgcagg TTCCAACACCGGAGGACATGTCCAGTCTAACTCCAGAATCAAGCCCAGA GCTGGCCAAGAAGTCGTGGTTTGGGAACTTCATCAGCCTGGAAAAGGAGGAACAGATATTTGTTGTCATTAGAGACAAACCGCTTAGTTCCATCAAAGCTGATATAGTCCATGCTTTCTTGTCG ATCCCGTCCCTGAGTCACAGCGTCGTCTCCCAGACCAGCTTCAGAGCAGAGTATAAGTCCTCTGGTGGCCCCTCCGTCTTCCAGAAGCCTGTTAGGTTCCAGGTGGACATTGCCttctctgagggagagagggacagagaaagggaACGAGccgagagggaaggaaagagggaaAATGGCATCTACAGTGTGACTTTCACCCTCATATCAg GTCCAAGTCGCAGGTTCAAGAGAGTGGTGGAAACGATTCAAGCCCAGCTACTTAGTACTCATGATCAGCCATCTGTGCAGGCACTGGCTG ATGAGAAGAATGGGCAGCTGACCTCGCGTCCGCCCAGCACCCCGACCCGGCAAAACTCCCGACGTTCGGAAGGAGGCGGGGACCGGGGCGAGAGGTGTGAGCGTGGTGACGCAGGGATAGGGGGTAGTGGGAGTGTGCTTCAGAGGAGGGGCTCGGGCAAAGACAAGACCAGACTCCTTTCCTCCAACGGGACACAGTCCCAGCCCTGA
- the LOC129855738 gene encoding serine/threonine-protein kinase BRSK2-like isoform X4, protein MTSKELSVGQSAQYVGPYRLEKTLGKGQTGLVKLGVHCITGQKVAIKIVNREKLSESVLMKVEREIAILKLIEHPHVLKLHDVYENNKYLYLVLEHVSGGELFDYLVKKGRLTPKEARKFFRQIISALDFCHSHSICHRDLKPENLLLDEKNNIRIADFGMASLQVGDSLLETSCGSPHYACPEVIRGEKYDGRRADVWSCGVILFALLVGALPFDHDNLRQLLEKVKSGVFHMPHFIPPDCQALLKGMIEVNPDKRLTLEAIQKHSWYLGGRNEPCPEQPPPRRVCVKRIVSLTELDPDVLDSMHSLGCFRDRGKLTQDLQCEEDNQEKMIYYLLLDRKERYPSCEDEDLPPRNDIGLPADPPRKRVDSPMLTRHGRCRPERKSLEVLSVTEQGSPTPTRRALDTSAHSQRSRSVSGASTGLSSSPLSSPRVTPQGSPLPTPLGTPVHHPQHPPPTPPSSSSSSSSSRAEGGGGGVGGGGSLSLTPPSSPGGSGGMAASSSAHWRTRLNSFKNNLLGSPRFHRRKLQVPTPEDMSSLTPESSPELAKKSWFGNFISLEKEEQIFVVIRDKPLSSIKADIVHAFLSIPSLSHSVVSQTSFRAEYKSSGGPSVFQKPVRFQVDIAFSEGERDRERERAEREGKRENGIYSVTFTLISGPSRRFKRVVETIQAQLLSTHDQPSVQALADEKNGQLTSRPPSTPTRQNSRRSEGGGDRGERCERGDAGIGGSGSVLQRRGSGKDKTRLLSSNGTQSQP, encoded by the exons ATGACAAGCAAGGAGCTGTCCGTAGGCCAGTCGGCCCAATACGTCGGGCCTTACCGGTTGGAGAAAACCCTTGGGAAGGGGCAGACAG gtttGGTGAAGCtgggagtccactgtattacggGACAGAAGGTGGCCATAAAGATTGTGAACCGAGAGAAGCTGTCTGAGTCTGTCCTTATGAAG GTGGAGAGGGAGATAGCTATTCTAAAACTAATAGAGCACCCTCATGTGCTGAAGCTGCATGATGTTTATGAGAATAACAAATACCT GTATCTGGTGTTGGAGCATGTCTCAGGAGGAGAGTTATTTGACTACCTGGTGAAGAAGGGCAGACTGACACCTAAAGAGGCCAGGAAGTTCTTCAGACAGATCATCTCAGCGCTTGACTTCTGCCACAGCCACTCTATATG tcatagAGACCTGAAGCCTGAGAACCTGCTCCTGGATGAGAAGAACAACATCCGCATAGCTGACTTCGGCATGGCCTCCCTACAGGTGGGGGACAGCCTGCTAGAGACCAGCTGTGG ATCTCCTCACTATGCATGTCCAGAAGTTATCAGG GGGGAGAAGTATGATGGTCGCAGGGCAGATGTATGGAGCTGTGGCGTTATCCTCTTTGCACTGCTGGTG GGAGCTCTACCCTTTGACCATGACAACCTGCGTCAGCTCCTTGAGAAGGTGAAGAGTGGGGTGTTCCACATGCCCCACTTCATCCCCCCAGACTGCCAGGCCCTGCTCAAAGGAATGATTGAGGTCAACCCTGACAAGAGACTCACG CTAGAAGCAATACAAAAACACTCCTGGTATCT TGGTGGTCGTAACGAGCCGTGTCCGGAGCAGCCTCCtcccaggcgtgtgtgtgtgaagaggatTGTGTCGCTGACAGAGCTGGACCCCGATGTACTGGACAGCATGCACTCTCTGGGCTGCTTCAGAGACCGGGGAAAACTGACCCAGGACCTGCAGTGTGAGGA AGACAACCAGGAGAAGATGATCTACTACCTCCTCTTGGACAGGAAAGAGCGTTACCCCAGCTGTGAGGACGAAGACCTGCCGCCCAGGAACGATATAG GTCTCCCAGCAGATCCCCCTAGGAAACGGGTGGACTCTCCCATGCTGACCCGTCATGGCCGGTGCCGGCCGGAGAGGAAGAGTCTGGAGGTGCTGAGTGTGACAGAGCAGGGCTCCCCCACACCCACGCGCAGGGCGCTAGACACCTCCGCACACAGCCAGAG GTCTCGTTCAGTCAGTGGCGCTTCAACAGGGCTCTCATCAAGTCCTCTCAGCAGTCCCAGG GTCACCCCTCAGGGGTCTCCACTCCCCACCCCCCTGGGAACCCCCGTCCACCACCCCCAGCACCCCCcgcccacccctccctcctcctcctcgtcctcctcctcctcgaggGCGGAGGGAGGCGGCGGGGGTGTGGGCGGGGGCGGATCCCTCTCCCTAACCCCGCCCTCCAGCCCTGGAGGCAGCGGGGGGATGGCCGCCAGTAGCTCCGCCCACTGGAGGACACGCCTCAACTCCTTTAAGAACAACCTGCTGGGATCGCCACGCTTCCACCGACGCAAactgcagg TTCCAACACCGGAGGACATGTCCAGTCTAACTCCAGAATCAAGCCCAGA GCTGGCCAAGAAGTCGTGGTTTGGGAACTTCATCAGCCTGGAAAAGGAGGAACAGATATTTGTTGTCATTAGAGACAAACCGCTTAGTTCCATCAAAGCTGATATAGTCCATGCTTTCTTGTCG ATCCCGTCCCTGAGTCACAGCGTCGTCTCCCAGACCAGCTTCAGAGCAGAGTATAAGTCCTCTGGTGGCCCCTCCGTCTTCCAGAAGCCTGTTAGGTTCCAGGTGGACATTGCCttctctgagggagagagggacagagaaagggaACGAGccgagagggaaggaaagagggaaAATGGCATCTACAGTGTGACTTTCACCCTCATATCAg GTCCAAGTCGCAGGTTCAAGAGAGTGGTGGAAACGATTCAAGCCCAGCTACTTAGTACTCATGATCAGCCATCTGTGCAGGCACTGGCTG ATGAGAAGAATGGGCAGCTGACCTCGCGTCCGCCCAGCACCCCGACCCGGCAAAACTCCCGACGTTCGGAAGGAGGCGGGGACCGGGGCGAGAGGTGTGAGCGTGGTGACGCAGGGATAGGGGGTAGTGGGAGTGTGCTTCAGAGGAGGGGCTCGGGCAAAGACAAGACCAGACTCCTTTCCTCCAACGGGACACAGTCCCAGCCCTGA
- the LOC129855738 gene encoding serine/threonine-protein kinase BRSK2-like isoform X6: MTSKELSVGQSAQYVGPYRLEKTLGKGQTGLVKLGVHCITGQKVAIKIVNREKLSESVLMKVEREIAILKLIEHPHVLKLHDVYENNKYLYLVLEHVSGGELFDYLVKKGRLTPKEARKFFRQIISALDFCHSHSICHRDLKPENLLLDEKNNIRIADFGMASLQVGDSLLETSCGSPHYACPEVIRGEKYDGRRADVWSCGVILFALLVGALPFDHDNLRQLLEKVKSGVFHMPHFIPPDCQALLKGMIEVNPDKRLTLEAIQKHSWYLGGRNEPCPEQPPPRRVCVKRIVSLTELDPDVLDSMHSLGCFRDRGKLTQDLQCEEDNQEKMIYYLLLDRKERYPSCEDEDLPPRNDIDPPRKRVDSPMLTRHGRCRPERKSLEVLSVTEQGSPTPTRRALDTSAHSQRSRSVSGASTGLSSSPLSSPRVTPQGSPLPTPLGTPVHHPQHPPPTPPSSSSSSSSSRAEGGGGGVGGGGSLSLTPPSSPGGSGGMAASSSAHWRTRLNSFKNNLLGSPRFHRRKLQVPTPEDMSSLTPESSPELAKKSWFGNFISLEKEEQIFVVIRDKPLSSIKADIVHAFLSIPSLSHSVVSQTSFRAEYKSSGGPSVFQKPVRFQVDIAFSEGERDRERERAEREGKRENGIYSVTFTLISGPSRRFKRVVETIQAQLLSTHDQPSVQALADEKNGQLTSRPPSTPTRQNSRRSEGGGDRGERCERGDAGIGGSGSVLQRRGSGKDKTRLLSSNGTQSQP; the protein is encoded by the exons ATGACAAGCAAGGAGCTGTCCGTAGGCCAGTCGGCCCAATACGTCGGGCCTTACCGGTTGGAGAAAACCCTTGGGAAGGGGCAGACAG gtttGGTGAAGCtgggagtccactgtattacggGACAGAAGGTGGCCATAAAGATTGTGAACCGAGAGAAGCTGTCTGAGTCTGTCCTTATGAAG GTGGAGAGGGAGATAGCTATTCTAAAACTAATAGAGCACCCTCATGTGCTGAAGCTGCATGATGTTTATGAGAATAACAAATACCT GTATCTGGTGTTGGAGCATGTCTCAGGAGGAGAGTTATTTGACTACCTGGTGAAGAAGGGCAGACTGACACCTAAAGAGGCCAGGAAGTTCTTCAGACAGATCATCTCAGCGCTTGACTTCTGCCACAGCCACTCTATATG tcatagAGACCTGAAGCCTGAGAACCTGCTCCTGGATGAGAAGAACAACATCCGCATAGCTGACTTCGGCATGGCCTCCCTACAGGTGGGGGACAGCCTGCTAGAGACCAGCTGTGG ATCTCCTCACTATGCATGTCCAGAAGTTATCAGG GGGGAGAAGTATGATGGTCGCAGGGCAGATGTATGGAGCTGTGGCGTTATCCTCTTTGCACTGCTGGTG GGAGCTCTACCCTTTGACCATGACAACCTGCGTCAGCTCCTTGAGAAGGTGAAGAGTGGGGTGTTCCACATGCCCCACTTCATCCCCCCAGACTGCCAGGCCCTGCTCAAAGGAATGATTGAGGTCAACCCTGACAAGAGACTCACG CTAGAAGCAATACAAAAACACTCCTGGTATCT TGGTGGTCGTAACGAGCCGTGTCCGGAGCAGCCTCCtcccaggcgtgtgtgtgtgaagaggatTGTGTCGCTGACAGAGCTGGACCCCGATGTACTGGACAGCATGCACTCTCTGGGCTGCTTCAGAGACCGGGGAAAACTGACCCAGGACCTGCAGTGTGAGGA AGACAACCAGGAGAAGATGATCTACTACCTCCTCTTGGACAGGAAAGAGCGTTACCCCAGCTGTGAGGACGAAGACCTGCCGCCCAGGAACGATATAG ATCCCCCTAGGAAACGGGTGGACTCTCCCATGCTGACCCGTCATGGCCGGTGCCGGCCGGAGAGGAAGAGTCTGGAGGTGCTGAGTGTGACAGAGCAGGGCTCCCCCACACCCACGCGCAGGGCGCTAGACACCTCCGCACACAGCCAGAG GTCTCGTTCAGTCAGTGGCGCTTCAACAGGGCTCTCATCAAGTCCTCTCAGCAGTCCCAGG GTCACCCCTCAGGGGTCTCCACTCCCCACCCCCCTGGGAACCCCCGTCCACCACCCCCAGCACCCCCcgcccacccctccctcctcctcctcgtcctcctcctcctcgaggGCGGAGGGAGGCGGCGGGGGTGTGGGCGGGGGCGGATCCCTCTCCCTAACCCCGCCCTCCAGCCCTGGAGGCAGCGGGGGGATGGCCGCCAGTAGCTCCGCCCACTGGAGGACACGCCTCAACTCCTTTAAGAACAACCTGCTGGGATCGCCACGCTTCCACCGACGCAAactgcagg TTCCAACACCGGAGGACATGTCCAGTCTAACTCCAGAATCAAGCCCAGA GCTGGCCAAGAAGTCGTGGTTTGGGAACTTCATCAGCCTGGAAAAGGAGGAACAGATATTTGTTGTCATTAGAGACAAACCGCTTAGTTCCATCAAAGCTGATATAGTCCATGCTTTCTTGTCG ATCCCGTCCCTGAGTCACAGCGTCGTCTCCCAGACCAGCTTCAGAGCAGAGTATAAGTCCTCTGGTGGCCCCTCCGTCTTCCAGAAGCCTGTTAGGTTCCAGGTGGACATTGCCttctctgagggagagagggacagagaaagggaACGAGccgagagggaaggaaagagggaaAATGGCATCTACAGTGTGACTTTCACCCTCATATCAg GTCCAAGTCGCAGGTTCAAGAGAGTGGTGGAAACGATTCAAGCCCAGCTACTTAGTACTCATGATCAGCCATCTGTGCAGGCACTGGCTG ATGAGAAGAATGGGCAGCTGACCTCGCGTCCGCCCAGCACCCCGACCCGGCAAAACTCCCGACGTTCGGAAGGAGGCGGGGACCGGGGCGAGAGGTGTGAGCGTGGTGACGCAGGGATAGGGGGTAGTGGGAGTGTGCTTCAGAGGAGGGGCTCGGGCAAAGACAAGACCAGACTCCTTTCCTCCAACGGGACACAGTCCCAGCCCTGA
- the LOC129855738 gene encoding serine/threonine-protein kinase BRSK1-like isoform X2 has protein sequence MTSKELSVGQSAQYVGPYRLEKTLGKGQTGLVKLGVHCITGQKVAIKIVNREKLSESVLMKVEREIAILKLIEHPHVLKLHDVYENNKYLYLVLEHVSGGELFDYLVKKGRLTPKEARKFFRQIISALDFCHSHSICHRDLKPENLLLDEKNNIRIADFGMASLQVGDSLLETSCGSPHYACPEVIRGEKYDGRRADVWSCGVILFALLVGALPFDHDNLRQLLEKVKSGVFHMPHFIPPDCQALLKGMIEVNPDKRLTLEAIQKHSWYLGGRNEPCPEQPPPRRVCVKRIVSLTELDPDVLDSMHSLGCFRDRGKLTQDLQCEEDNQEKMIYYLLLDRKERYPSCEDEDLPPRNDIADPPRKRVDSPMLTRHGRCRPERKSLEVLSVTEQGSPTPTRRALDTSAHSQRSRSVSGASTGLSSSPLSSPRSPVFTFSQSEVTSASTTHSKDPKPGSATTPRPSQRTTVPDPKTQTLPSKGLSDRPPLQSMKSLPLQTPPSPSPSPILSPIPRFFFPAPSVFKSVTKNVYPNSAPVPQVTPQGSPLPTPLGTPVHHPQHPPPTPPSSSSSSSSSRAEGGGGGVGGGGSLSLTPPSSPGGSGGMAASSSAHWRTRLNSFKNNLLGSPRFHRRKLQVPTPEDMSSLTPESSPELAKKSWFGNFISLEKEEQIFVVIRDKPLSSIKADIVHAFLSIPSLSHSVVSQTSFRAEYKSSGGPSVFQKPVRFQVDIAFSEGERDRERERAEREGKRENGIYSVTFTLISGPSRRFKRVVETIQAQLLSTHDQPSVQALADEKNGQLTSRPPSTPTRQNSRRSEGGGDRGERCERGDAGIGGSGSVLQRRGSGKDKTRLLSSNGTQSQP, from the exons ATGACAAGCAAGGAGCTGTCCGTAGGCCAGTCGGCCCAATACGTCGGGCCTTACCGGTTGGAGAAAACCCTTGGGAAGGGGCAGACAG gtttGGTGAAGCtgggagtccactgtattacggGACAGAAGGTGGCCATAAAGATTGTGAACCGAGAGAAGCTGTCTGAGTCTGTCCTTATGAAG GTGGAGAGGGAGATAGCTATTCTAAAACTAATAGAGCACCCTCATGTGCTGAAGCTGCATGATGTTTATGAGAATAACAAATACCT GTATCTGGTGTTGGAGCATGTCTCAGGAGGAGAGTTATTTGACTACCTGGTGAAGAAGGGCAGACTGACACCTAAAGAGGCCAGGAAGTTCTTCAGACAGATCATCTCAGCGCTTGACTTCTGCCACAGCCACTCTATATG tcatagAGACCTGAAGCCTGAGAACCTGCTCCTGGATGAGAAGAACAACATCCGCATAGCTGACTTCGGCATGGCCTCCCTACAGGTGGGGGACAGCCTGCTAGAGACCAGCTGTGG ATCTCCTCACTATGCATGTCCAGAAGTTATCAGG GGGGAGAAGTATGATGGTCGCAGGGCAGATGTATGGAGCTGTGGCGTTATCCTCTTTGCACTGCTGGTG GGAGCTCTACCCTTTGACCATGACAACCTGCGTCAGCTCCTTGAGAAGGTGAAGAGTGGGGTGTTCCACATGCCCCACTTCATCCCCCCAGACTGCCAGGCCCTGCTCAAAGGAATGATTGAGGTCAACCCTGACAAGAGACTCACG CTAGAAGCAATACAAAAACACTCCTGGTATCT TGGTGGTCGTAACGAGCCGTGTCCGGAGCAGCCTCCtcccaggcgtgtgtgtgtgaagaggatTGTGTCGCTGACAGAGCTGGACCCCGATGTACTGGACAGCATGCACTCTCTGGGCTGCTTCAGAGACCGGGGAAAACTGACCCAGGACCTGCAGTGTGAGGA AGACAACCAGGAGAAGATGATCTACTACCTCCTCTTGGACAGGAAAGAGCGTTACCCCAGCTGTGAGGACGAAGACCTGCCGCCCAGGAACGATATAG CAGATCCCCCTAGGAAACGGGTGGACTCTCCCATGCTGACCCGTCATGGCCGGTGCCGGCCGGAGAGGAAGAGTCTGGAGGTGCTGAGTGTGACAGAGCAGGGCTCCCCCACACCCACGCGCAGGGCGCTAGACACCTCCGCACACAGCCAGAG GTCTCGTTCAGTCAGTGGCGCTTCAACAGGGCTCTCATCAAGTCCTCTCAGCAGTCCCAGG AGCCCAGTTTTcactttcagccaatcagaagtCACCTCCGCCTCCACCACCCACTCCAAAGACCCCAAACCAGGAAGTGCCACCACTCCCCGGCCGTCACAACGGACGACCGTGCCTGACCCCAAAACCCAGACTCTGCCCTCCAAAGGGCTCTCCGATCGCCCTCCCCTCCAGTCCATGAAGTCACTACCTCTCCAAACTCCCCCCTCTCCGTCCCCCTCACccatcctctcccccatccctcgcTTCTTTTTCCCCGCCCCTTCCGTCTTTAAGTCGGTCACTAAGAACGTCTATCCTAACTCTGCCCCTGTGCCACAGGTCACCCCTCAGGGGTCTCCACTCCCCACCCCCCTGGGAACCCCCGTCCACCACCCCCAGCACCCCCcgcccacccctccctcctcctcctcgtcctcctcctcctcgaggGCGGAGGGAGGCGGCGGGGGTGTGGGCGGGGGCGGATCCCTCTCCCTAACCCCGCCCTCCAGCCCTGGAGGCAGCGGGGGGATGGCCGCCAGTAGCTCCGCCCACTGGAGGACACGCCTCAACTCCTTTAAGAACAACCTGCTGGGATCGCCACGCTTCCACCGACGCAAactgcagg TTCCAACACCGGAGGACATGTCCAGTCTAACTCCAGAATCAAGCCCAGA GCTGGCCAAGAAGTCGTGGTTTGGGAACTTCATCAGCCTGGAAAAGGAGGAACAGATATTTGTTGTCATTAGAGACAAACCGCTTAGTTCCATCAAAGCTGATATAGTCCATGCTTTCTTGTCG ATCCCGTCCCTGAGTCACAGCGTCGTCTCCCAGACCAGCTTCAGAGCAGAGTATAAGTCCTCTGGTGGCCCCTCCGTCTTCCAGAAGCCTGTTAGGTTCCAGGTGGACATTGCCttctctgagggagagagggacagagaaagggaACGAGccgagagggaaggaaagagggaaAATGGCATCTACAGTGTGACTTTCACCCTCATATCAg GTCCAAGTCGCAGGTTCAAGAGAGTGGTGGAAACGATTCAAGCCCAGCTACTTAGTACTCATGATCAGCCATCTGTGCAGGCACTGGCTG ATGAGAAGAATGGGCAGCTGACCTCGCGTCCGCCCAGCACCCCGACCCGGCAAAACTCCCGACGTTCGGAAGGAGGCGGGGACCGGGGCGAGAGGTGTGAGCGTGGTGACGCAGGGATAGGGGGTAGTGGGAGTGTGCTTCAGAGGAGGGGCTCGGGCAAAGACAAGACCAGACTCCTTTCCTCCAACGGGACACAGTCCCAGCCCTGA